One segment of Patescibacteria group bacterium DNA contains the following:
- a CDS encoding glycosyltransferase family 4 protein, with amino-acid sequence MKVLFVITQSSWGGAQKYVYTFALNLAKKNDTEVIIAGGEESIGELTAKLQEKGLKFVPLKKLMRKVSLLNDLLAVKEIKTLIEQERPDIIHLNSSKAGAVGSLAARLSRHRAKVVYTVHGWVFNESLNPLVKLFYFLIEKSFAGFKDCFICLSDFDRQAGLTAKIAPAEKLITIHNGLDLPADYFLDQETALNELLDTKPADENRPLIIGTIANFYPAKGLNYLIDTVSLLPADDYKLIIIGEGGLRNELERQIKKLKLENNLENNIILAGNKQEAARYLKAFDLAVMSSVKEGLPYFILEAMSAGLPVIATKVGGIPETIDDGVTGYLVDPRSPGLLAEKIKLLADKELRKRFGEAGLSKVKKEFGLSQMIEKTLKAYSK; translated from the coding sequence ATGAAAGTGCTATTTGTCATAACTCAATCATCTTGGGGCGGAGCGCAAAAATATGTTTATACTTTTGCTCTAAATTTAGCCAAAAAAAATGATACTGAGGTCATAATAGCCGGTGGCGAGGAGTCAATCGGAGAATTAACGGCGAAATTGCAGGAAAAAGGCCTAAAATTTGTACCTCTTAAAAAACTAATGAGAAAAGTTAGTCTGCTTAATGATTTGTTAGCAGTCAAAGAGATAAAAACGCTGATTGAACAAGAACGACCGGACATTATCCACTTAAACAGCAGTAAGGCCGGAGCGGTAGGATCCTTGGCCGCCAGATTATCCCGTCATCGCGCCAAGGTGGTTTATACGGTGCACGGTTGGGTTTTCAATGAAAGCCTCAATCCCCTGGTCAAACTGTTTTATTTTTTGATAGAAAAATCATTTGCCGGCTTCAAGGACTGTTTTATCTGCCTATCCGATTTTGATCGGCAAGCCGGCCTTACAGCAAAAATCGCTCCCGCCGAAAAGTTAATCACCATCCATAACGGCCTGGATTTGCCGGCTGATTATTTTTTGGATCAAGAGACGGCTCTAAATGAACTATTGGATACTAAACCCGCCGACGAAAATCGGCCGCTGATTATCGGGACTATTGCTAATTTTTATCCGGCTAAAGGATTAAATTATTTAATTGATACTGTCAGTCTCCTGCCGGCTGACGATTATAAACTGATAATCATAGGCGAGGGAGGATTAAGAAACGAATTGGAGAGACAAATCAAGAAATTAAAATTAGAAAATAATTTAGAAAATAATATTATCCTGGCCGGTAACAAACAAGAAGCCGCCAGATATCTGAAAGCCTTTGATCTGGCCGTAATGTCATCAGTCAAGGAGGGTCTGCCCTACTTCATACTAGAGGCTATGTCCGCCGGCTTGCCCGTCATAGCCACCAAAGTCGGGGGCATCCCCGAAACGATTGATGACGGAGTTACCGGTTATCTGGTTGACCCGCGATCACCCGGCCTGCTGGCGGAAAAAATAAAACTGCTGGCGGATAAAGAATTAAGAAAACGATTCGGCGAAGCGGGATTATCCAAGGTTAAAAAAGAATTCGGCCTAAGCCAAATGATAGAAAAAACCTTGAAAGCCTACTCAAAATAA
- a CDS encoding glycosyltransferase family 4 protein yields the protein MDRNNTKILIATGIYPPDIGGPATMLKALASSLRAEGFGVKVITYSSQKRSEQDVYRVAKNKVFSRLHYFLAMLFLSFNADLIYVTDIYSVGWFANLIKKITKKKYLVRFAGDAAWETATANGWTTDYITDFEKNIYNQQIERMKARRRRILLEADAIIAVSNFMGDLAKLIGVDLAKINVIYNAIDFGDEVSVNKSAPINLPNDGSIIMTACRLTKWKGVDQLIRAMPEIIKRLGRAYLIVLGDGPELENLQNLAQSLKLAEQIKFLDRVPHEKVLEYFSHADVFVLNTNYEGLSHTLLEAIKAGAPVIATDVGGNPEVITDGQNGLLVNYNNQKQLIEAIFRLLTDRPLAQKLTEAATVKLKDFSWRQTVDQTVDLLKKMQ from the coding sequence ATGGACAGGAATAACACAAAAATTTTAATCGCCACCGGCATTTACCCGCCGGATATTGGCGGTCCGGCCACAATGCTTAAGGCGCTGGCCTCGTCCTTGCGCGCCGAAGGTTTTGGCGTCAAGGTCATCACTTACTCTAGTCAAAAACGCTCAGAGCAAGACGTTTATCGAGTGGCAAAAAATAAAGTTTTCAGTCGGTTGCATTATTTTTTGGCTATGCTTTTCCTGTCTTTTAACGCCGACCTGATTTATGTAACCGATATCTACAGTGTCGGCTGGTTTGCCAATTTGATAAAAAAAATAACCAAGAAAAAATATTTAGTCAGGTTTGCCGGCGATGCCGCCTGGGAAACAGCCACCGCTAACGGCTGGACAACCGATTACATCACCGACTTTGAAAAGAATATTTATAATCAACAAATTGAAAGAATGAAAGCGCGTCGCCGCCGGATATTATTGGAAGCCGATGCGATTATTGCCGTCAGCAATTTTATGGGCGATTTGGCCAAGCTGATCGGCGTTGACTTAGCCAAAATAAATGTCATATATAATGCGATTGATTTTGGCGATGAGGTTAGCGTTAATAAATCAGCCCCCATTAATCTGCCTAACGACGGTTCCATAATTATGACGGCTTGCCGGTTAACCAAATGGAAGGGCGTGGATCAATTAATCCGGGCGATGCCGGAAATCATCAAGCGTTTGGGTCGGGCCTATTTGATCGTTTTGGGCGATGGTCCGGAGTTAGAGAATCTGCAGAACCTGGCTCAGTCTTTGAAACTGGCCGAGCAAATAAAGTTTCTTGATCGCGTACCGCATGAAAAAGTTTTGGAATATTTCAGTCACGCCGATGTTTTTGTTTTAAACACCAATTATGAAGGCCTGTCCCATACATTATTGGAAGCCATAAAAGCCGGGGCGCCGGTAATCGCCACTGACGTCGGCGGCAATCCCGAGGTTATTACAGACGGCCAGAACGGCTTGCTGGTAAACTACAATAATCAAAAACAATTAATTGAAGCGATTTTCCGACTATTGACTGACCGTCCTTTGGCTCAAAAGCTGACCGAAGCGGCAACAGTCAAGCTGAAAGATTTTTCTTGGCGGCAGACAGTGGATCAAACCGTTGATTTATTGAAAAAAATGCAATGA
- a CDS encoding radical SAM protein — protein sequence MKKVLLINPEFNIVKDNYDSSISVGLLSIATYLDSQGVEVKMIDGVRQKDYLSLLEQAIKDFDLIGVSVMTMQISNALKISELARRINPAAQIVWGGSHPTFFIEQTAKNPLIDIVVIGEGEETMLQLARGRSLAEIKGLAYCADGRVIVNQPQPLHQPQAMPLFNWDLVPQEIREHLYLIPSLTSRGCPHRCTFCINAILKNHWRARTTEQVLEDLRIIKAKEYFQGKKLRFWDENFFVDISRAKAIIDGMIREDLVLPWETTIRADYLKPGMVDDELLAKLKQSGCYLLSFGAESGSSRILKMIKKDVTADDIVASAKACLKHGIIPQYSFMIGLPGESRSDMQETLRLIDRLIALSDEVQILGPQAFRPYPGSELYEECVKAGWREPQSLEEWKKVSENELSYMSVENFPWVKDKDFVESMEAYVRFGALSFKSAMNSTVSSNKLLKFCFICLCKLRWKLKFFFWPVEFKLAKKFITK from the coding sequence ATGAAAAAAGTTTTACTGATCAATCCCGAATTTAATATAGTTAAAGATAATTACGACAGCTCTATTTCTGTCGGTTTGTTGAGTATTGCCACCTACTTAGATAGTCAAGGAGTGGAGGTCAAGATGATAGACGGCGTCAGGCAGAAGGATTATTTGAGCTTATTGGAGCAAGCGATTAAGGATTTTGATTTGATCGGTGTTTCAGTTATGACCATGCAGATCTCCAATGCCTTGAAAATCTCCGAGTTGGCCAGAAGAATCAATCCCGCCGCCCAAATTGTTTGGGGCGGATCGCATCCGACTTTTTTTATTGAGCAGACAGCCAAAAATCCGCTGATTGATATAGTAGTTATCGGCGAAGGCGAAGAAACCATGTTGCAGTTGGCGCGAGGCCGATCCCTGGCAGAAATCAAAGGCCTCGCTTATTGCGCTGACGGGAGAGTTATTGTCAATCAGCCGCAACCCCTGCATCAACCCCAAGCCATGCCGTTATTTAATTGGGATTTAGTGCCTCAGGAAATCAGAGAGCATCTATATTTGATTCCTTCTCTAACTTCGCGCGGTTGTCCGCATCGTTGTACTTTTTGCATTAATGCGATTTTGAAAAATCATTGGCGCGCTCGGACGACCGAGCAGGTGCTTGAGGATTTACGGATAATTAAGGCCAAGGAGTATTTCCAGGGCAAGAAATTGCGTTTTTGGGACGAGAACTTTTTTGTGGATATCAGCCGCGCTAAGGCGATCATTGACGGCATGATTAGGGAAGATCTGGTTTTGCCTTGGGAAACCACTATTCGCGCCGATTACCTTAAGCCGGGGATGGTGGATGATGAACTTTTAGCCAAGTTAAAGCAGTCCGGCTGTTATTTGTTGTCTTTCGGCGCCGAATCCGGCAGTAGCCGTATCTTAAAAATGATCAAAAAAGACGTTACCGCCGATGACATAGTCGCTTCCGCTAAGGCCTGCCTCAAGCATGGCATCATACCTCAGTATTCATTCATGATTGGTTTGCCTGGCGAGTCGCGGAGTGATATGCAGGAAACCCTGAGGTTGATTGATCGCTTAATCGCCTTAAGCGACGAGGTCCAGATTTTGGGCCCTCAAGCGTTTCGCCCCTACCCCGGATCAGAGTTATATGAGGAATGCGTCAAGGCCGGCTGGCGGGAACCGCAGTCGCTTGAGGAATGGAAAAAGGTTTCAGAGAACGAGTTGAGCTACATGTCAGTAGAGAATTTTCCTTGGGTTAAGGACAAGGACTTTGTGGAATCAATGGAGGCCTATGTCAGATTCGGCGCCTTGTCATTCAAGAGCGCGATGAATTCAACTGTCTCTTCCAATAAATTACTCAAATTCTGTTTTATTTGTTTATGTAAACTGCGTTGGAAATTGAAATTTTTTTTCTGGCCGGTGGAATTTAAATTGGCCAAGAAATTTATTACTAAATAA
- a CDS encoding O-antigen ligase family protein, with product MNQKQFLTVVLKGIIWVCLSVILFSALYVSSHLFFPFITTKTFAFQIAVEVMFVAFLVLCLVDDKYRIRLNVTVLLLLLYLVILTVASAFSGNDFYHSFWSNNERSDGILLLTHLFLFSAVLSGFFRSVKEWLYLFDLFLLASFAVALVALDQYLALTFVGSWKDHFLPSSNGARLAGTIGNSGYVGGYMVFGIFTALFMALKRSQWWAKTLYVLAIVLELFIAVQTFTRGAYLALGLGGLITLIYLGYFYYNKLWLKITATAVIAIALLFFAAIFGCGSGKILTPGFGFSLERGFHKTAVCNNFDYANPILKRINSISLTDVTSNNRIVAWIIGLKGIIARPILGYGQENFYQVFDKYYTTKSSEQWFDRCHNMFCDRAVTGGVIGLLSYLAVLLLPFFFLWKYYFKEYGNKGNNKEQETTGRDYKKYLTPVIFSILIIAYLIQNFFIFEALATYIPLIIVLSFVGQYSRSWNLNFLNNYNFKAVLAVIVGILLLPAIWFFNLKPLYANADFIKSLTSPWPTLQDKIESFEEVIGRGTLGNQEYRKHYFDFYGNELMSYLSKTSNRTSGKDKQMADWSNLMENQFLNQIKENSHSVTNWLLLERFYNISYIFNVNRLQKAIDIADQMVALSPGRPQIYYEAGSSNYYLGCFLLAEKNNPEEAKKQYQQALTRFWQGAKINNQAGDGFDQFSDFVLSVKNNAQIADTFAQSLATGPIDGLSPTELVKQLTQWSDAPDDEEGIMAQRKEKLKTMAVWLIASEAGTPELKQYLATIK from the coding sequence ATGAATCAAAAACAATTTTTGACAGTAGTGTTAAAAGGCATAATCTGGGTTTGTCTGAGCGTTATCCTGTTTTCCGCCTTATATGTCAGTTCTCATTTATTTTTTCCTTTCATTACCACTAAGACTTTTGCTTTTCAGATTGCCGTAGAAGTGATGTTTGTGGCTTTCCTGGTGCTTTGCCTGGTTGATGACAAATATCGCATTCGGCTTAATGTTACTGTGCTTCTATTGTTGCTTTATCTGGTGATTCTGACCGTCGCCTCGGCTTTTTCCGGCAATGACTTCTATCATTCTTTCTGGTCAAATAACGAACGTAGTGACGGCATTCTGCTGTTGACTCATTTATTTTTATTCTCCGCCGTGTTGTCAGGATTCTTTCGCTCCGTCAAAGAGTGGCTATATCTTTTTGATTTATTTTTATTAGCTTCTTTTGCCGTGGCTCTGGTGGCTTTGGATCAGTATTTGGCTTTGACTTTTGTCGGTTCCTGGAAGGATCATTTTTTGCCTTCCTCCAACGGCGCACGTTTGGCCGGAACAATTGGTAATTCCGGCTATGTCGGTGGCTACATGGTGTTCGGTATTTTTACCGCCCTGTTTATGGCTTTGAAGCGATCGCAGTGGTGGGCCAAGACTCTTTACGTTTTAGCGATTGTTTTGGAGTTATTTATCGCCGTTCAAACTTTCACCCGTGGCGCCTATCTGGCTTTAGGTCTGGGTGGCCTTATCACTCTGATCTATTTAGGTTACTTTTATTATAATAAGCTCTGGCTAAAAATCACCGCTACCGCTGTAATTGCCATCGCTTTGTTATTCTTTGCCGCCATATTCGGTTGTGGCAGCGGCAAGATTTTAACTCCGGGATTCGGTTTTTCTTTAGAGAGGGGATTCCATAAAACCGCGGTCTGCAATAATTTCGATTATGCCAATCCGATTTTAAAAAGAATCAACTCTATTTCTTTGACCGACGTTACCAGCAATAACCGCATTGTGGCTTGGATTATCGGCCTCAAAGGCATTATCGCCAGACCTATCTTGGGTTATGGCCAAGAAAATTTTTATCAAGTTTTTGATAAATACTATACAACCAAGAGTTCGGAGCAGTGGTTTGACCGTTGCCATAACATGTTTTGCGATCGCGCCGTTACCGGCGGGGTTATTGGTCTGCTGTCTTATTTAGCCGTTCTATTACTGCCTTTCTTCTTTTTATGGAAGTATTATTTTAAGGAATACGGCAATAAGGGCAATAATAAAGAGCAAGAAACTACGGGCAGGGATTATAAAAAATATTTGACGCCGGTTATTTTCAGTATCCTGATCATCGCTTATTTGATTCAGAATTTTTTTATTTTTGAAGCTTTAGCGACTTATATCCCGCTTATAATCGTCTTGAGTTTTGTCGGCCAATACAGCCGGAGTTGGAATCTTAATTTTTTGAATAATTATAATTTTAAAGCTGTTTTGGCGGTTATTGTTGGTATTTTGTTACTGCCGGCGATTTGGTTTTTCAATTTGAAACCGCTTTATGCCAACGCTGATTTTATCAAGTCCCTAACCAGTCCTTGGCCGACTTTGCAAGATAAAATTGAATCTTTTGAGGAGGTAATCGGCCGCGGTACTCTCGGCAATCAGGAATATCGCAAGCATTATTTTGATTTTTACGGCAATGAATTGATGAGCTATTTGTCTAAAACTTCCAACCGCACCTCGGGCAAAGACAAGCAAATGGCTGATTGGTCCAATTTAATGGAAAATCAATTTCTCAACCAGATAAAAGAAAATTCTCATAGTGTCACTAACTGGCTGTTACTTGAAAGATTTTATAATATTTCCTATATCTTCAATGTTAATCGTTTGCAGAAGGCCATTGATATCGCCGATCAAATGGTTGCTTTAAGTCCGGGCAGGCCTCAGATATACTACGAAGCGGGATCATCCAATTATTATTTGGGCTGTTTCTTGTTGGCTGAAAAAAATAATCCCGAGGAAGCCAAAAAACAATATCAACAAGCTTTGACCAGATTTTGGCAGGGCGCTAAAATCAACAATCAGGCCGGCGACGGTTTTGATCAATTTAGCGATTTTGTTTTATCCGTTAAAAACAACGCCCAGATTGCCGATACCTTCGCTCAATCATTGGCTACGGGACCGATAGACGGTCTATCGCCAACTGAGTTAGTCAAACAGTTGACTCAATGGTCTGATGCGCCCGATGATGAGGAAGGAATCATGGCGCAAAGGAAGGAAAAACTAAAAACTATGGCAGTCTGGTTGATTGCTTCAGAAGCGGGCACTCCCGAATTAAAACAATATTTGGCAACAATCAAATAA
- a CDS encoding ABC transporter permease has product MLFYDLSQETYFSLLSNKSRSILTILGIVIGIASVIAMVSVGQGATSSITSRIESLGTNLLVISPASQRRAGELVRGGMGEATTLTLEDAEAIYASIDGITAVAPAVTSRKQVTAKGTNTNTSIYGIDENYFTIKSVTTDLGSLFGAQQVNSGARVAVIGPTTRDSLFGEGADSIGQKIRISGQEFTVIGITQSKGGTTMGSSDDLIYIPIGVAQQYFTGNKAVSNISVQVSSADLMDSVQQRISDLLMTRHGVSDVNNLDFSIMNQADMLSTMSSVSSTLTWLLGAIAGISLVVGGIGIMNMMLTTVTERTREIGLRKSLGATNSDISSQFLAESVALTFVGGFFGIIIGWLASYIISALASMATSVTWTSVLLAFGISALIGIVFGYYPARRAAKLNPIDALRYQ; this is encoded by the coding sequence ATGCTGTTTTACGATTTATCACAAGAAACATACTTTTCTTTGCTTTCAAACAAGTCTCGATCTATTTTGACGATTTTAGGTATTGTCATCGGCATTGCTTCGGTGATTGCCATGGTTTCCGTGGGTCAGGGGGCAACTTCCAGTATTACCAGCAGGATTGAGTCGTTAGGCACTAACTTATTGGTAATCTCGCCGGCTTCGCAACGTCGTGCCGGAGAACTGGTGCGCGGCGGCATGGGAGAGGCTACGACTTTAACCCTAGAGGATGCTGAGGCGATTTACGCCTCCATTGATGGTATTACTGCGGTAGCCCCGGCAGTTACTTCCCGAAAACAAGTTACGGCCAAAGGCACTAACACTAACACCAGTATCTACGGCATTGACGAAAATTATTTTACCATTAAAAGTGTGACCACTGACTTGGGGTCGTTATTCGGCGCTCAGCAAGTTAATTCCGGTGCTCGCGTGGCTGTTATCGGTCCTACTACCAGAGACAGTTTATTCGGTGAAGGCGCCGATTCAATCGGACAGAAAATTCGCATCAGCGGTCAGGAGTTTACTGTTATCGGCATTACTCAATCCAAGGGTGGCACCACGATGGGCAGTTCCGATGATTTGATCTATATCCCCATTGGCGTGGCTCAGCAATATTTTACCGGCAACAAGGCTGTTAGCAATATCAGCGTTCAAGTATCATCGGCTGATTTAATGGACTCAGTCCAACAGCGAATTTCCGATTTACTCATGACTCGCCATGGCGTTAGCGATGTTAATAATCTTGACTTCAGTATTATGAATCAGGCAGACATGTTGAGCACTATGTCTTCGGTTTCCTCCACCTTGACTTGGCTTTTGGGCGCTATTGCCGGCATTTCCTTGGTAGTCGGCGGTATCGGCATTATGAATATGATGTTAACAACCGTAACCGAGCGTACTAGGGAAATCGGCTTAAGAAAATCGTTAGGCGCCACCAATTCCGATATTAGCAGTCAGTTTCTGGCCGAGTCCGTGGCTCTGACCTTTGTCGGCGGTTTCTTCGGCATTATTATCGGCTGGCTGGCGTCTTACATTATCAGCGCTTTGGCCAGTATGGCTACGAGCGTTACCTGGACTTCAGTATTATTAGCTTTCGGCATTTCGGCTTTGATCGGCATAGTGTTCGGTTATTATCCGGCGCGGCGCGCGGCCAAGCTCAATCCGATTGATGCATTACGATATCAATAA
- a CDS encoding glycosyltransferase: MKVLNLGTDKGVFVSSSPVTRRLIEYGVMTDAYDIIVPATPAQEIKLSEKVTAYGTGGGNRLAALFNMYRLAKKLFRQNNYDVITVQDPFELSLMGLLLARKFKSALNIQEHGDFFSATYWRNENPINFCRYYLGRWLIKRADSVRAVSERIKDTLVNDLHIAEDKIVVVPVYVKPEKQFSETKPEIFGRLVGKTVFLTMARLVKQKNLPLLIRAFATVARQLPEAVLLIVGRGPEKDKLAQQIKESGLEDKIFLIGWTDNIYDYYNSADSYVLSSDYEGWGMVIIEAASCGLAVVMTDVGCAGEVLKDGVSALITPVGDEEKLADAMKKIIQNIGLRRQLSQSAESAINILPGREENLALYLKSWQTAIDKKCRPTKSTNNHFWPILLILTAVALNVFIRLNFVGFSINGDAYQYMETAKLFMGQMAESFPSRILKPLGPMGIAGLSFLTGGNLSLAFEIEAIIFYVFLALAVYVLFYLFFKNRGMALLGALIYISSYPLLKYGLDLFTESGAQLFWVLAAIGVIRFYKRPNNFNLFLTSLMVVVGMLWKEYSSLGMAFLYLVICFHPQLPRAEKLKKLFLSTLAVGLPLIAWQIVVYFIYHYSYLDWYKLGISAPSGSEYQPFFVVKSIVGVYLAAWLLVPLGLIKWREFTADQRFLVKCLILPSFMFLLWTGVSSRLYFVLALLLTLLAVNGLRKYFYRWPSRVAVVIVIVLVDYLWLLTSDGFRAFFSRFL, encoded by the coding sequence ATGAAAGTATTAAACTTAGGCACCGATAAAGGCGTATTCGTTTCCTCATCACCCGTAACTCGGCGTTTGATTGAGTATGGCGTTATGACGGACGCTTATGATATTATCGTGCCCGCTACGCCAGCGCAAGAAATTAAATTATCAGAAAAAGTAACGGCTTACGGCACGGGTGGCGGCAACCGATTAGCGGCACTATTCAATATGTATCGGTTAGCGAAAAAACTGTTCCGCCAGAATAATTATGATGTCATAACGGTTCAAGATCCTTTTGAATTGTCGCTGATGGGATTATTGCTGGCTAGGAAATTCAAGAGCGCTTTGAATATTCAGGAACATGGCGATTTTTTTAGCGCGACTTATTGGCGCAATGAAAATCCTATTAACTTTTGCCGTTATTATCTGGGGCGCTGGCTGATTAAGCGAGCCGACAGCGTGCGCGCAGTCAGTGAGCGGATAAAGGATACTTTGGTTAATGATTTGCATATAGCCGAAGATAAAATTGTTGTTGTTCCTGTCTATGTTAAGCCCGAGAAGCAATTCAGCGAAACTAAGCCGGAGATTTTCGGCCGCTTAGTCGGCAAAACTGTTTTTTTGACTATGGCTCGATTGGTAAAACAGAAAAATCTGCCGTTGCTGATCAGAGCTTTCGCCACGGTTGCCCGGCAATTGCCGGAGGCGGTTTTGCTTATAGTCGGTCGCGGTCCGGAAAAAGACAAACTCGCCCAACAAATAAAAGAATCCGGCTTGGAGGATAAAATCTTTTTGATCGGTTGGACTGACAATATTTATGATTATTACAACTCAGCCGATAGTTATGTTTTGAGTTCTGATTATGAGGGTTGGGGGATGGTGATAATAGAAGCCGCCAGTTGCGGTTTGGCGGTAGTGATGACTGATGTCGGTTGCGCCGGTGAGGTGTTGAAAGACGGAGTCAGCGCATTAATCACGCCCGTTGGCGACGAAGAAAAATTAGCTGACGCCATGAAAAAGATTATTCAGAATATTGGCTTGCGCCGGCAACTCAGCCAGTCGGCCGAATCGGCGATTAACATTTTGCCCGGCCGAGAGGAAAATTTGGCGCTTTATCTGAAAAGCTGGCAAACAGCCATAGACAAAAAGTGCCGGCCGACCAAGTCGACCAATAATCATTTTTGGCCGATTCTTTTAATCTTAACCGCGGTAGCGTTGAACGTGTTTATTCGGCTCAATTTTGTCGGTTTTAGCATTAACGGCGATGCTTATCAGTATATGGAAACGGCTAAGCTGTTTATGGGACAAATGGCGGAGAGTTTTCCTTCCAGAATTTTAAAACCGTTGGGGCCTATGGGTATTGCCGGACTGTCGTTTTTAACCGGTGGCAATCTATCGTTAGCTTTTGAGATAGAGGCGATTATATTTTATGTTTTTTTGGCTTTAGCCGTTTACGTTTTATTTTATTTGTTTTTTAAAAATAGAGGAATGGCGCTTCTGGGAGCGTTGATTTATATTTCTTCCTATCCGTTACTTAAGTATGGCTTGGATTTGTTTACCGAGTCGGGCGCCCAATTATTCTGGGTTTTGGCCGCTATCGGCGTCATTAGATTTTATAAACGGCCTAACAACTTTAATTTATTTTTAACTTCGTTGATGGTTGTTGTTGGCATGTTATGGAAAGAATATAGCAGTTTGGGTATGGCTTTCCTGTATCTGGTGATATGTTTCCATCCGCAACTGCCTCGAGCCGAAAAACTCAAAAAATTATTTTTATCAACCTTAGCGGTCGGCTTGCCCTTAATCGCTTGGCAAATCGTGGTTTATTTCATTTATCATTATTCATATTTGGATTGGTATAAACTGGGCATTAGCGCTCCCAGCGGTTCCGAATATCAGCCGTTTTTTGTTGTTAAGAGTATCGTCGGCGTTTATCTGGCTGCTTGGCTTTTGGTGCCGTTAGGATTGATTAAATGGCGGGAGTTTACCGCCGATCAGAGGTTCCTGGTTAAGTGCCTGATTCTGCCGTCGTTTATGTTTTTGCTTTGGACCGGTGTGTCATCTCGTTTGTATTTTGTCCTGGCTTTGCTATTAACCTTGTTGGCCGTTAACGGGTTAAGAAAATATTTTTACCGCTGGCCGAGTCGGGTTGCGGTCGTTATCGTTATTGTTTTGGTTGACTATTTATGGTTGTTGACCAGTGACGGATTCAGAGCGTTTTTTAGTCGATTCCTTTAA
- a CDS encoding glycosyltransferase family 4 protein has protein sequence MPAESKKRILIFSLAYHPFVGGAEVAVKEITKRLGGDFEFDMLTVNLDGRQPAEEQDFNGINRVYRLGRGRLDKYLFPWLAYKKATELQQQNGYDLIWAMMANQAGWAAMKFKRRFPQIPYLLTLQEGDSEWDIWLKTWFIRPIYKAIYRRADQIQAISNFLVGRAKKLGAKCPIKVVPNGVRNEWLSRCDYDQLKQLRNSKIIITASRLEKKNGVEYLIRAMENIDGKLLIIGDGSIREELEKITEELNLKNKIEFIGLIDNLKVYNYLMRSNVFCRPSLSEGLGNSFLEAMGVYVPIVGTLVGGIPDFLKDGETGWFCEVKNPKSIAEKINYILSEKNKVEVERVVENAQKLVTEKYNWNKIVGEMKNIFNKLANGQE, from the coding sequence ATGCCTGCGGAAAGTAAAAAAAGAATCTTGATTTTCTCCTTGGCTTACCACCCGTTTGTGGGCGGAGCCGAAGTGGCCGTTAAAGAAATCACCAAGCGGTTGGGTGGAGATTTTGAATTTGATATGCTTACTGTCAATTTGGACGGACGTCAGCCGGCGGAAGAACAGGATTTTAACGGTATTAATAGGGTTTATCGTCTTGGCCGGGGCAGATTGGACAAGTATCTATTTCCCTGGCTGGCATACAAAAAAGCAACCGAACTACAACAGCAGAACGGCTATGATTTGATTTGGGCGATGATGGCTAACCAGGCGGGCTGGGCGGCTATGAAGTTCAAACGCCGTTTTCCGCAGATTCCTTATTTATTGACTTTGCAAGAAGGGGATAGCGAGTGGGATATTTGGCTGAAAACTTGGTTTATCCGGCCGATCTACAAAGCGATTTACCGTCGCGCTGACCAGATTCAGGCGATATCTAATTTTTTAGTTGGACGAGCAAAAAAATTGGGAGCGAAGTGCCCGATTAAAGTGGTGCCGAACGGAGTAAGGAACGAATGGCTTAGTAGATGTGATTATGACCAATTAAAACAATTAAGGAATTCTAAAATAATAATCACCGCTTCTCGATTAGAGAAAAAAAATGGAGTGGAGTATTTAATTAGAGCGATGGAAAATATTGACGGAAAGCTGTTAATCATTGGGGATGGAAGTATAAGAGAGGAGTTGGAGAAAATAACAGAAGAATTAAATTTAAAAAATAAGATAGAGTTTATAGGATTAATAGACAATTTGAAGGTTTATAACTATCTTATGAGATCCAATGTTTTTTGTCGGCCGTCATTGTCGGAAGGACTCGGCAATTCTTTTTTAGAAGCCATGGGAGTTTATGTACCTATCGTGGGCACACTGGTTGGTGGGATTCCTGATTTTTTAAAAGACGGCGAGACCGGTTGGTTCTGCGAAGTGAAAAATCCCAAGAGTATCGCCGAAAAAATCAATTACATTTTATCTGAAAAAAATAAAGTCGAAGTTGAAAGAGTGGTTGAAAATGCCCAAAAATTAGTAACCGAAAAATATAATTGGAATAAGATCGTCGGCGAGATGAAAAATATTTTCAATAAATTGGCAAATGGACAGGAATAA